A window from Chryseobacterium sp. SNU WT5 encodes these proteins:
- a CDS encoding restriction endonuclease subunit S — MKLGYKRLGDYIQLVDERNRNVEVTNLLGISVTKNFIPSVANIVGTDMANYKIVRKNQFACSIMQVRRDKKMPVALYLEDKPSIISQAYPIFQVIDESVLLPEYLMMWFTRSEFDREACFLAVGGVRGSLEWEDFLNMELPIPSPEKQKELIEEYEAIEKRIQLNKKLCATLEETAQTIYKHWFEDFEFPDENGKPYKSSGGEMVECEELGKEIPKGWKIDELKSLHLDISDGNYSGNYPKSYEFKKEGIPFIRGTDFNESIISKRQLLRITPEKHQMLKKGHLKKNDLLFSNRANIGSIAYVTSEFIDCNINSQLLRINGKKLYSQFFLGLYFTTRTFKNLLLGASTGSAQLQLPIGNFNKIRHIIPNQIVIQKFDNEFDSVHFQILNKKIMNQKLEDLKSLLLGKMAVEV, encoded by the coding sequence ATGAAGTTGGGGTATAAAAGATTAGGAGATTATATCCAATTGGTGGATGAAAGAAACCGAAATGTAGAAGTAACTAATTTACTTGGAATTTCTGTAACTAAAAATTTCATTCCCTCTGTTGCAAATATTGTTGGAACAGATATGGCGAATTATAAAATTGTTCGCAAAAACCAATTTGCTTGTAGTATTATGCAGGTAAGGCGCGATAAGAAAATGCCTGTTGCTTTATATCTAGAAGATAAACCTTCTATAATTTCTCAGGCTTATCCTATTTTTCAGGTGATTGATGAAAGTGTTCTATTGCCAGAATATCTGATGATGTGGTTTACAAGAAGTGAGTTTGATAGAGAAGCATGTTTTTTAGCAGTTGGTGGAGTAAGAGGAAGTTTGGAATGGGAAGATTTTCTCAATATGGAATTACCAATTCCTTCTCCAGAAAAACAAAAAGAATTGATTGAAGAATATGAAGCCATAGAAAAACGCATCCAACTGAACAAAAAACTCTGCGCTACTTTAGAAGAAACTGCCCAAACCATTTACAAACATTGGTTCGAAGATTTTGAATTTCCTGATGAGAATGGAAAACCATACAAAAGTTCTGGTGGTGAAATGGTAGAATGTGAGGAATTGGGGAAAGAGATTCCGAAAGGGTGGAAAATTGATGAATTAAAAAGTTTGCATTTAGATATAAGTGATGGAAACTATAGCGGAAATTACCCAAAAAGTTATGAGTTTAAAAAAGAAGGAATACCTTTTATAAGAGGAACGGATTTTAATGAGTCAATTATTTCAAAAAGACAATTATTGCGAATAACTCCTGAAAAACATCAGATGTTAAAAAAAGGTCATTTAAAGAAAAATGATTTACTATTTTCTAATAGAGCAAATATTGGATCAATTGCGTATGTTACTTCAGAATTTATTGACTGCAATATTAACTCCCAGTTATTAAGAATAAATGGGAAAAAATTATACTCCCAATTTTTTTTAGGTCTATATTTTACTACAAGAACATTTAAAAATTTGCTATTGGGAGCGTCAACTGGAAGTGCGCAATTACAATTACCAATTGGCAACTTTAATAAGATAAGGCATATTATTCCAAATCAAATTGTGATTCAGAAATTTGATAATGAATTTGATTCAGTGCATTTTCAAATTTTAAATAAAAAAATTATGAACCAAAAACTGGAAGACTTAAAAAGTTTGCTTTTGGGGAAAATGGCGGTGGAAGTTTGA